The stretch of DNA TATCCCAATCGACGGGCGTTTTTAACGACTCTACGATTGTAAATTGATTGAACGCGCGTGCTTCGTAAATATCGGGTTTTGCAATGCCCCGCTATCGATTACAAATACGGTCGATTGATATCGAAATAATGATTAAACTTGGTTATCAAATTCAGCTTCATTCTTTCGGCAAAATGCTGTTATTACTCACGGTATATAAGTAACTAAACGATTCGAGAGGGATTATTAAAGGATtaggaaataaattatttttatattataggcGATCGATTTATGAACTATAATCGAAAACAAAGAGGAGAAACAAAAGtctttgcaaagaaaaaatCTTTGTAAAGTcttgtaaaattttaacaaagagaaaaaggaagaataAAGTTATAGATTTTTTAATACTGGATACATCTAACATCGAATCGAACCGATGGaactaaaaatacaatttaacaGTGTAATTTGTCTACTTTTATTCTCAAAAATACTGTTACAAAATTGTTTTCATGTAATATGCGGACGAGACACGCGCGAGAATTATAACTGTCATTTGTTATATTACAGTTCACATGCACAAAGGAATACTATTAAGTGGAAATAGTGGAAAATTTCAATGTATAATGGATATATTAgcaatattaattttgataaaaGTGTCGATCTTCCGGTAAACATATTTACCAAAACGGATATTGTTCTATCGATCTTCCATGTTGACGCCACTGACGATTTAACAAGTGTTTCTCTAAATGATTCTATAAGGACTCTTGCATAGCTGAAAAAATATCgatccattgaaaaataatatttttgcggTGTACACGTAACTAAGATTACGcactattcgataaaaatttctatagaaaacaaaaaactatcgaaaaaaaataaaacacagaAGAAATAATGACTGTCTGTAAAAATTATTGGTAAAGAACGctagaaaaaagaataattctaAGAATATAGTATACTTGTTCAGACTGTATAtgctacaatatttatttcaatgatTCACGACGAGCAAAATATGCAAAATGATTCAGAAATACAAATCTATAATTCAGGAAATGAATCTACACACTAAAGTGAGTAAGAAATGCCCCACGAACATACATTCTATACATCTTGGTTCTCGAGTTACGGACAATCGTAGAAAATGAATCATGAATCAAAATGATTGATCATTCCCAACTTGAAAACTAAGGTATACAGGACATATGTACGTTCATAAGACATTTTTCATTCATCTTGGTCTGTAAATTCACCCCCTGAAATATAAGAAATTTCCAAATCACCCTGTATACTAGTACGTATAATATATTGCTCGATAAatgttgtcgttcgataagaaatgtaattattatttttctaaagaaagtACTACATATAAAGTACAacatatataaattttcatgCAACTCTATCGACTCGTTAGtagatttacagttgttcaaagttcaagtgtcataaTATTcctttacaatagaaaaaacgacaaagcTTCAAGTGTCATAATATTcctttacaatagaaaaaacgacaaaacttatcgaacaaaccTATTTCACCGATTACCCACAGAGAGGATCATTCCTCCAGGAACAAACTACTAAACAAATTTAACTACCTCTTCGAGTTCAGCCTTGTATCTCCATAGAGTGAACGTGTTGTCAAGATACACCGAAAGGGATTGCTCGATAACTGTCACGTTTTCGAATCACGTTGTCAATGTTCCGTCAGACCTCTTCCAGACTTCCCAACACGAGTCAAGGATCCAGAATACGCAACATTGTATCAACGATCACGTTTAATTGACTCTCGAGGAGACCGTGGACAGAGAGCTGCACTGACTGGCCGCTGAATCATTGTTCTCTGTTTCCGGTTCGAATGATTTCTTATCGTTCGgttgttcgttcgttttcaaCGTCTCCGTAGCCCTCTTCATTCGATGATCTTGTCTATTGAACAGACCACGGCATCGACACTTCTTCCTGCGTCTCTTCACGCAACTCCTGCTCCTGCTCCTTGTTTTCGACCTCCTCCTCCTGGACCTCGACCTCCTGCCGCACCTCCTCCTACTCCTGGACCTTCTCTTCGACCTTCTTCTGGACTTTCTTCTGCTGCTGCACCTTCTTCTCGATCTTCTTCTGGATCGTCGTCTGGATCTTGATCTCTTCCTACTCTTGCACTTGCATCTCTTCCTGCGTTTCCTTCTTGCCCTACGACGCCTCCTCTTCTTACAATGACAACAAGCGCTCTGTTCAACGGATCTGCGACAATGATCCAGCAGACATAGCTCCTGGTTAGCGACCTCCTGACACTTGGTCTTGCTATTGATCGGCAGAACGTAATTGTGACCGTTCTTCTTCAGGATACCGTACGACACGCCGCGTTTCAGGGCTGTTTTCATCTGTTACCGAGAAACGACACAACGTTTTGCGACATGTTAACCACGCGCACGATGTTTCTTACGGCTGATCGTGAACCGTTCAAACAATTTCGATCAAGTGGTATTCGAAGATAACACGTTGAATATATAGTCGACTCTTCCTAATTTTCACGTTACGGGGCTGTCGATTTTTCGTCGAAGTTAGAGAGGTATGACCAGTGTAGAAGAATAAACTGAATCACGTGTATAAGGAGTAGAGAAAAGCAAAATGATAGAATGGGAGAAGGCAACATGAtagagtgggagaagtaacgagtgttcctattgtaacataGTTAGGTATACTATTATATCTTGTACTTGGGATACACCTGTTACTTCTCCAACTCCACCTACTTTTAGTAATAAGTGTTCATATTATATTGTAGATGAGCACATCTTTATACCTGGTATACAAATACAATAGATACACTCGGAGGAGAAGTCTCAATTATAAAGAGAGTAAATTAGGGAGAGTTGACACTAATACAGACACGAGTATCAATAACAGTACACCGGTTATTTAATCTAAGAAGTTAACATCATCGAGTCGTAAAAAACATCGTACTCGCATTACAGCTACGTTCTCCCCTTGTCGTCATACTGATTCTAAAAGTTAAcatcgggtgtcagactttatttaaatttcaaagaaatctcAACAAACTCGATTATCCTTAAAAAAGCGAGGTTGACATTTATCAACGAGGCAATTGTTCcaacaaaatgaaaaatgacaACTCTGAAAATAGTCAAAGGCGTTCAAGCTGCAGTGTTGTAACCAGATGAAATTTGTTTCTATCAGAGGGAATGATTTTCTCTTGTTTATTTCTACGAACTGTtcttttaaaagtattttatatattttgacaAATAattgaatacatttttttaattctttcataGGAGGGGAAGATTTGCTCCAACATTCTGGTTTCGTTACTGTACGACATTAACGTTTTCGCATTAATTAACTACTTAAGATAAGAAATGGCGGACCAACCTGACGGCGCACCACTTGCGTTGGTATGTCGTAGACCGacgataaataattcaaaatctCTCGTGACGAGGAGCCCTTTACATCGCGAAGATTTTTTATGGCCGTAATCACCAACGCGAGAGTTCTTGCGGATTCGTTCACCATGGTTGCAAAGTTTTCGAACTGtagaagaatcgaagaatcgtTAGAGCTGAAAATCATTCTTCTAGTAACATCGATGGTCTTTCGACgacaaaaatcgatcgatttcttaGCAACTCGTTTCACACGAGTGGAAGAACCGTGAAGTTTCCTACGTGCTCAAAATTATATGTTTAAACAATAGAAAACTACGTAACCTAAGATTTATTACGGtaaatagtatattttcaaaccCATCGAATAAGAttccaaatttattttctttaatatctCGCGTTGAGAATTCATTTCCTAGGTTCTAGAACTTCGTGTTTATATTTTGAACAACGTggcatttaatttattaaaaatcataCGAAAAAAACAATTTAATGGAAATTTCGAGCGTTTTGTTATTTCCAGTGACAATTTATCCTCTCAAGAATACCCGAACCAAGTTCTTTCACTCGTCGATGCATAAAGATTACGTTTCAAATGATAATTTTTATGCAAGTCATCAGGATGCTTGACCTAATAATGCAGTTGGTGCATCATACATTTCTTAACCGAGTATGGTACAATGTGACGATTAAACGTTCAAAGAATTACTCTATTCGCGTACGTCGATTATTCATTGATATGCGATCGTactttgtatttaaataaacaaagtacatacatacatatatatatattcataaatTTCTAAAGACTAGTTGTTTGCATCTTTGGAAGAGAATTTAGAAATGTATCGTTATTCACACAATTGTCAACTCTAAACCAAGATACTTTTAAGTTTGTCTCTAATTTGTCCCTGTAACGATAGCAAGCTGCCAATAACCCCAATAAGTGTTTTACAgcttagtaaaaaaaaaaaacaactcaaAGACTCGATATACGATCGAATCTTAGGAGTTTTGCGAATTTCTTAGAAAtctttcttacaatttttatacattttctgaGCCCTCCCAGAGGCCGAGTACCACGATACGtgtaccaataattacaaaaaaaaaaactttacctaTTCATAAATACTTTTTGAAGCAAAttcagaaaatataaaatcCGAAAGAAATTCTACAATTAATTTTAGTCAGGGTCGTCCGGAAGCTCTCGATCCTTCCAGACAAaagttggaaaatattcgatcgcAAGGCTTCGAGGAAACATTTTTGCGAAATTCGTCGCGAAAGATAATATTCCAGTAGCAAAAAGGGTCGACGAATgcaaaagaatgaaaatttcacggGGAAACGTACGTATACCTTAACAACGAAGATAAATTGGCTCGCAGATAGTCTGCGGAACTCGTTCTTCCAAGAAACTTATTCATGGAGACACAATGTACAATCCATGATTCGGTGGTCTTGATTATTTTAAAGAGAAATACGATAAATTTTCTATTGAAACGACGAGCCGAAAATTCCTTGCGTCACATTGCTGGCGAAGAACAATCAACGAACGAGCATCAACGTTTACAAATGAACGATGACGATACGTCGAGCGCCCTCCATACCGATTTCTCGAAACGCGATTatgaaatttttccatcgagCTGAATGGAACGCgcgcaaaagaaaaaagaaaaaaaacatttcgaaTGTAACGAGACTGAAAAGATTGCACATCGATGCGCGAACATGTTGATATAATCGGATCGCTCTCGTAAAAACTACCTCGCCGTGAAACTTATAATTGTAAATTGACGCAATTAATCATAGCATCGACGACTGCTTTTCATCGGGCACCCGTTGTTTACCGCGTATTTTACACGCAAtacgaaaattcattttcagTCGAAAGTTGCGAAACATTTCGATGTAAAAACAATTGCagttcgttcgaaaaatcacAATTCATATATAATGGTTAATTTTACTGTCAACGATGTAAACGATTCGATGAGAAAGATTCTAAGGGAGATTTAAGTACAGTGAATAATAATCTCTGGAAA from Ptiloglossa arizonensis isolate GNS036 chromosome 14, iyPtiAriz1_principal, whole genome shotgun sequence encodes:
- the LOC143154347 gene encoding uncharacterized protein LOC143154347, which translates into the protein MVNESARTLALVITAIKNLRDVKGSSSREILNYLSSVYDIPTQVVRRQMKTALKRGVSYGILKKNGHNYVLPINSKTKCQEVANQELCLLDHCRRSVEQSACCHCKKRRRRRARRKRRKRCKCKSRKRSRSRRRSRRRSRRRCSSRRKSRRRSKRRSRSRRRCGRRSRSRRRRSKTRSRSRSCVKRRRKKCRCRGLFNRQDHRMKRATETLKTNEQPNDKKSFEPETENNDSAASQCSSLSTVSSRVN